The DNA sequence CTGGAGCCGCGCGGCCCAGGAAACGCTCGAAGTCTATCAAAAGGCCCGAACGCGGCAGGGATGCGCGCCGCCGCTACATTGAAACCACGGGTTTGTCCCCATGGAGTGCGCCACGCCCAGGTGCGAGGATCTTGATAGAGAATCTGGTTATGAAGACGATAGTTGGCTTAGTTGGGCTGCTTCTATTGATGTTGACGCCTGGCTGCGAAGTGGAAAGCGGCTATGGCGGTGGGTACGGGGTTTACGGGGAATACCCGTATGAGTATTATGGCGGGACCTATGCCTACCCCGATTATGGGTATAATTATAATTATACCTACCCGTATTATTATGGGCGCCCGTATGATCGAGACCATTTTTGGGACCGGGGAGAAGGATGGGAACACCACGGGTATCGCGAGCATGGTGGATTCCGCGGCGAGGATCGTGACCGCCACTAAAAAGGCTCTAGTGCGTGTCTTGAAAATGTAGCGGCCGGAGGCTCTGATCCTTTCTTCTGTGGTCAGGCCGCAGGCTTGGCCCGGTGGAACTCAGGGCTGAGATCAGAGCCTCCCGGCGTCGGCTGCTACGGACGAAGACGAGGAGGAAGTCGGCAATCCATTTTTAAAACGCTCTTTCTCTTACTTAGATTTGCGCCTGCTCCACGACGGCCTTCATGCGGCTAAGTCCCGTTTTGGTTACTTCCAATGGGTCTTGGGCCCAGAGCTTGCGGTTAAACAATTCGAGAGATAAAACCTTCTGCCCGCCTGTTTGATGCAGCAGCCGCAACAGTTCCCGCCAGGGCGCTATACCGTCTCCCGGATAGATTCGAAAGCTGTCATCAATCTTTTCGCGCGGCGGATCGCTGGGATAATCATTCATGTGCAGCACCTGAACGGCCTCGGAAGCCAGCAACCGGAACCCCTCCAATTGAGTGCCGCCCTTGTACAAATGAAAAACATCGGCCAGCACGCAGGCCTTCGGATGCCCGGTTTCCATGGCAATGCCCACGCACTCGCCCAGCCGGTTGAGATTTGCCGAAAAACCCCACAATTCGAGTTCCGGCACCAAACCGATTTGATCGCCCGCTTCCAGCAATGCGCGGTAACGTTCGGCGGCCTTGATTAATTCTAGCTTCGGCAGGCCGGTCGCCCCAGCCGGAGGCGCGGCAAACCGCCTCGCGCCAATCTGCGCCGCCAACTCCATCTCGCGCTTTGCCCGTTCGAAGCCTTTGGCCCGGCGGGCGTCGTCCTCGACGATCCATTCAGGAAACGCAATAGCGCCTTCCACTGTCAGCCCCGAATCATTTATGCGCTGGCGCAGTTCCTTTAAATCGCCGCCTCCTTTGACGTAATCGGAAAGGGTATCGACCCAGGGCTCGATAGCATCGTAACCGGCCTTCGAAACGATCTCGACTTCCTTAACGATGCCCAGTTTTTGTCCCCGAATGGTGGCGGTGTTCAGGGAATAAATGAACGGGCGATTCTTTCGCTGGGTTTGTGGCTGTTCAGCGCCGGTCGCCAGCTTCGGACCCGCCAACGCCCCTCCAAGGAGCAGCCCGGCATGGACCAGGGCTTGCCTGCGCGATATTGCTTTTGATTGCATGGCCTCCAAATACCCGAATGCCGCATAAAAGGAAAGAGCACGGGAAAGGCGCCTGTCGCCCCAAGCGTCAGCCAAGCGTTGAAAGCCGCGCGTTTTTTCTTCCCAGGACCGGCTCGGCGCTGGTAATAATAACGCCAGTTCTTTGTCTGCTTAATGGCCTGGGAAGTTTCAGGCCAGCGGGGAACCCAAAATTTCCGCTTTGCGGATAGGGGCTTACGGCGATTTTTCGCTGGGAATACTTAGTGGTTCCAGCCCGACAGCTAACCCCGTCAGCGCTAACATTAAGGTCAAGAAAGCCTGCTGGAGGTTTTTCCCTTTTTTCAAAGGTGTTGGCGTTTTTGGGCAAGGAATGGCGACTCTAAAATGATTGCCACCAATACCAAGCGCCCGCGCAATGTGGACTGGCCGCGCGCGGCGGCGATACTTTATGGCGACTGGGGAACGAGCAAGGCCTATGTGGTGGGCCTGGCGTTTGCCGTGGCCGGGTATGGTTCCTTTTGGCTGATCGGCGCGATGTCGTTGTTGACTGCGCTGGTGGGCATCAATTACATGGTCATCTGCCGCCATTACCCGGATGGCGGCGGGGTTTATGCCAGCGTGCGGCATCGTTCGGAGATTGTTTCTATTGTCGGGGCCTTTCTTCTGATTGCCGATTACCTCGTCACCGCCGCCATTAGCTCCTTGTCCGCATTCCAATACCTGGGCGTGCCGCGACCGGAGATTTTCGCCGCGCTGGCTATCGTAATGATTGGGGCGCTTAATTTCTTTGGCCCGCGGCACACCGGCGGGCTGGCTTTTCTTATTTCTCTGCCGACGGTAGTTGTGGTCGTTTTGCTGGGGGCGTTTTGCCTGCCGCATCTTGGGCACGCGATTCAGCACTTGGAACCCTTACAGGGGGGATTCTTAAAGAACTGGAAGGGATTTGTTGGAGTGGTGCTCGCGTTATCGGGGGTGGAAGCGATTGCCAATGCCACGGGCGTGATGAAACTCAACCCGGGCAGCAGCGACGCCAACCCCAATGTCTCAAAGACTTCCAACCGGGCGATCCTCCTGGTTATGGTCGAGGTTTGCTTCTTTACGGTGCTGCTGAGCCTGGGAGCCCATGCCCTGAATGGTTTGATCATCGATAAGGACCAAGTCGATGCGCCCGGAAACCCCGGCGTGCGCGATTATATGCTCCGATACATGGGCCAGGTCTTTGTCGGCGGGGCTCTGGGGCCGACCGTTGGGCACATTGCCGCCTGGGCGGTCAGCATCGTTTTTGCCTTTTTGTTGCTCTCGGCAGTGAACACCGCGATTGTGGATTTGATTGCCATTCAGTTCCTGATGTCGCGCGACCGCGAGCTGCCGTCCGCATTTCAAAGGCTGAACAAGTTCGGCGTGCCGAACTTGGCCATTGTTTTGTCCACCGTCATTCCGATGCTGCTTGTGCTCGCGGTGAGCGATATGGCGGGATTGGCGGACCTCTATGCGGTCGGCGTGGTGGGGGCGATTGCCACCAACCTGGGTG is a window from the Verrucomicrobiia bacterium genome containing:
- a CDS encoding sugar phosphate isomerase/epimerase family protein; translated protein: MQSKAISRRQALVHAGLLLGGALAGPKLATGAEQPQTQRKNRPFIYSLNTATIRGQKLGIVKEVEIVSKAGYDAIEPWVDTLSDYVKGGGDLKELRQRINDSGLTVEGAIAFPEWIVEDDARRAKGFERAKREMELAAQIGARRFAAPPAGATGLPKLELIKAAERYRALLEAGDQIGLVPELELWGFSANLNRLGECVGIAMETGHPKACVLADVFHLYKGGTQLEGFRLLASEAVQVLHMNDYPSDPPREKIDDSFRIYPGDGIAPWRELLRLLHQTGGQKVLSLELFNRKLWAQDPLEVTKTGLSRMKAVVEQAQI
- a CDS encoding universal stress protein — its product is MIATNTKRPRNVDWPRAAAILYGDWGTSKAYVVGLAFAVAGYGSFWLIGAMSLLTALVGINYMVICRHYPDGGGVYASVRHRSEIVSIVGAFLLIADYLVTAAISSLSAFQYLGVPRPEIFAALAIVMIGALNFFGPRHTGGLAFLISLPTVVVVVLLGAFCLPHLGHAIQHLEPLQGGFLKNWKGFVGVVLALSGVEAIANATGVMKLNPGSSDANPNVSKTSNRAILLVMVEVCFFTVLLSLGAHALNGLIIDKDQVDAPGNPGVRDYMLRYMGQVFVGGALGPTVGHIAAWAVSIVFAFLLLSAVNTAIVDLIAIQFLMSRDRELPSAFQRLNKFGVPNLAIVLSTVIPMLLVLAVSDMAGLADLYAVGVVGAIATNLGATSTDKKVRLAQWERALMFLTFLVMLAIEISLFIDKPGARVFAVTILAIGLILRGLVTEAGKKKDLAAAAAAAATVPVAIETNAAQGADAVAADRPPIVCAVRGAGKTLDFALEEAQLSRRPLYLLFVRALPALSEADHSRRWQEDEEARMVFAQAKDLARGHPVFPCYAVSDSVADTIVDITATMGASLLILGAPVRNRLLHLLRGDIVQRVSEHLPEDIHLLVYA